The Alphaproteobacteria bacterium US3C007 genomic interval GGCATGTTTTGACTTTTGCGTAGATTTATTGACATTGATATGAGAACGCATTCATTCAAGAGGTCCGCATGCCGCCAAATCCAACCTTGCGTCCACAAGAGGTGGTGCTGATGCCCGATCCGGCCGAGCGCGCGGATGCAACTTTGGCCTTTATTGGGGTAATTCGGTCGCCCTGGCAGCGGGAAAATTGTCCAAAAAACTTAACCCAAGCCCGCCGACGTGATGCGGGGCGCGCGGTGGTGGAAATACAGCCAGAATTCCGCCCGGGTCTTACCGGGCTGGCGGTGGGTGATCTGATTTGGCTGCTGCTTTGGTTTGATCGCGCGCGCCGTGATATTATTCTTCAAGCACCCTCGCATGCTGATGGATTGCGCGGTGCCTTTGCGCTGCGCAGCCCGGTGCGCCCCAATCCAATCGCAATGGAGGCGGTTCAAATCCTAGCCATTGATCCTGATTCTGGCACGTTTGAAATTGATGCCACTGACGGATTTGACGGCACACCGGTTCTGGATATTAAGCCTTGGCGTGGCGGCATTGATATACCGCCGCCCGCCTAGACATGGCGGTTGGTTGCGCCCGCGCTTTAGGCGGCTTCCAATACGCGCCGTGCGATCACTTGGGCCTGAATTTCTGCAGCGCCTTCAAAGATATTCAGAATCCGTGCATCGCAAAGAATGCGGCTGATTTTATATTCCAGCGCGAAGCCGTTACCCCCATGAATCTGCAACCCATTATCCGCCGCTGACCAGGCCACGCGGGCACCAATCAGTTTGGCCATACCCGCTTCAACATCGCAGCGGCGGTCATTGTCTTTTTCAAAGGCGCTAAAATAGGTCAGCTGGCGGGCGATCATAATTTCAACTGCCATCATGGCCAATTTATTGGCCACCCGCGGGAAGGCGATGATGGGTTTGCCAAATTGTTTGCGATCCTGCGCGTATTGCAGCGATATATCCAAAGCCGATTGTGCCACACCCACGGCGCGGGCCGCTGTTTGAATGCGCGCGCTCTCGAAGGTTTGCATCAATTGCTTAAAACCCTTACCCTCGGCGCCGCCCAGCAGGTTCTCCGATGCCACCTCAAACCCGTCAAAAGCAAGTTCGTATTCTTTCATCCCCCGATAGCCCAACACTTCAATCTCGCCGCCGGTCATATTAGGGGTGGGAAATGGGTTTGCATCGTCGCCGGGGGTTTTTTCGGCCAGAAACATCGACAGGCCGCGATGGTCGCTGCTTTGCGGATCCGTGCGCGCCAAAAGGGTCATCACATGCGTGCGTGAGGCATGGGTGATCCAGGTTTTATTGCCAGTGATACGATAGCCATCTTCAGATTTTACCGCCCGCGTACGCAGGGCGCCCAAATCAGACCCGGTATTTGGCTCTGTGAAAACCGCAGTGGGAAGCGTTTCGCCGCTGGCGATCTTGGGCAACCATTTTGCTTTTTGATCATCTGTACCGCCGCATAGAATCAGCTCAGCTGCGATTTCAGAGCGGGTGGCCAAAGATCCAACCCCAATATAGCCGCGCGATAGCTCTTCTGAAACAACCGCCATTGACGCTTTGGACAGGCCAAACCCGCCAAGATTTTCTGGGATTGTCAGACCAAACACACCCAATTCTGCCAAATCGCCAATAACATCCATCGGAATCAGCTCATCTTGCAAATGCCACTCATGCGCGTGCGGCTCGATGCGTTCCAAAGCATATCGGCGAAATTGTTCGCGGATCATTTCCAGCTCTTCATCAAGCCCGCTGGTGCCGAAAATCAAATTGCCTTGATCCTCTTGCATCAGCGTCACCAAAAGGGTTTTCGCGGCCTGGCTATTGCCGCTTTCCATCAACTGCACAACAGCGCCTTGCTGAAAGTCCCCTATGTCTTCCGGGGTTAACCCGATATCTTGCGGTCGCAAGATTTCGCTTTGACTCATCGGAATACCGCCGATGATTTGCTGCAGATATTCGGCAAACCCAATTTGTAAAATTAACTGGTTTGACGTTGAAAATTGGTTTTCAGCCGCCAGCGCGGCAGCCCAATTGTGCATTTGGCGCAGCGATTCGGTATAGGTGGCCAGCCAAGCCAACCCATGCGCTTGGA includes:
- the tsaA gene encoding tRNA (N6-threonylcarbamoyladenosine(37)-N6)-methyltransferase TrmO, which gives rise to MPPNPTLRPQEVVLMPDPAERADATLAFIGVIRSPWQRENCPKNLTQARRRDAGRAVVEIQPEFRPGLTGLAVGDLIWLLLWFDRARRDIILQAPSHADGLRGAFALRSPVRPNPIAMEAVQILAIDPDSGTFEIDATDGFDGTPVLDIKPWRGGIDIPPPA
- a CDS encoding acyl-CoA dehydrogenase family protein yields the protein MPDGSKRNFSDENVVLKDLLTLTKTATQRLEQLLQRAKVHCQGVLCDEGRVDPLRLETHQVQAHGLAWLATYTESLRQMHNWAAALAAENQFSTSNQLILQIGFAEYLQQIIGGIPMSQSEILRPQDIGLTPEDIGDFQQGAVVQLMESGNSQAAKTLLVTLMQEDQGNLIFGTSGLDEELEMIREQFRRYALERIEPHAHEWHLQDELIPMDVIGDLAELGVFGLTIPENLGGFGLSKASMAVVSEELSRGYIGVGSLATRSEIAAELILCGGTDDQKAKWLPKIASGETLPTAVFTEPNTGSDLGALRTRAVKSEDGYRITGNKTWITHASRTHVMTLLARTDPQSSDHRGLSMFLAEKTPGDDANPFPTPNMTGGEIEVLGYRGMKEYELAFDGFEVASENLLGGAEGKGFKQLMQTFESARIQTAARAVGVAQSALDISLQYAQDRKQFGKPIIAFPRVANKLAMMAVEIMIARQLTYFSAFEKDNDRRCDVEAGMAKLIGARVAWSAADNGLQIHGGNGFALEYKISRILCDARILNIFEGAAEIQAQVIARRVLEAA